One window from the genome of Aquipuribacter hungaricus encodes:
- the galU gene encoding UTP--glucose-1-phosphate uridylyltransferase GalU, translating into MTSSTPSIPGQDTVGRRTTKAVIPAAGLGTRFLPATKATPKEMLPVVDRPAIQYVVEEAVAAGLDDVLMITGRSKRALEDHFDRNAELESSLQAQGKDELLRQVQASTDLASIHYVRQGDPRGLGHAVLCASQHVGDEPFAVLLGDDLIDPRDQVLPRMLDVQARYGGSVVLLLEVPQEQISMYGCAAVTATGEDDVVEVTGLVEKPAVADAPSNLAIIGRYALDPAVFEVLRQTPLGRGGEIQLTDALQTLATTEGEGHGVRGVVFRGRRYDTGDRLDYLKTVVRLAAERDDLGPDFRAWLDEFVAEGGTRA; encoded by the coding sequence ATGACGTCGAGCACACCCTCCATCCCCGGCCAGGACACCGTCGGACGGCGCACCACCAAGGCCGTCATCCCCGCCGCGGGGCTCGGGACCCGGTTCCTGCCGGCGACCAAGGCCACGCCCAAGGAGATGCTCCCGGTCGTCGACCGGCCGGCCATCCAGTACGTCGTGGAGGAGGCGGTCGCCGCCGGGCTCGACGACGTCCTCATGATCACCGGCCGCAGCAAGCGCGCGCTCGAGGACCACTTCGACCGCAACGCCGAGCTCGAGAGCTCGCTGCAGGCCCAGGGCAAGGACGAGCTGCTGCGCCAGGTCCAGGCCTCGACCGACCTCGCCTCCATCCACTACGTCCGCCAGGGCGACCCCCGCGGCCTCGGCCACGCCGTGCTGTGCGCCTCGCAGCACGTCGGCGACGAGCCGTTCGCCGTCCTGCTCGGTGACGACCTCATCGACCCGCGCGACCAGGTGCTGCCCCGCATGCTCGACGTCCAGGCCCGCTACGGCGGCAGCGTCGTCCTGCTGCTGGAGGTGCCGCAGGAGCAGATCTCCATGTACGGCTGCGCGGCCGTCACCGCGACCGGCGAGGACGACGTCGTCGAGGTCACCGGGCTGGTCGAGAAGCCCGCCGTCGCCGACGCGCCCAGCAACCTGGCGATCATCGGCCGCTACGCGCTGGACCCCGCGGTCTTCGAGGTCCTCCGCCAGACGCCGCTGGGCCGGGGCGGGGAGATCCAGCTGACCGACGCGCTGCAGACGCTGGCGACCACCGAGGGCGAGGGCCACGGCGTGCGCGGCGTCGTCTTCCGCGGCCGCCGCTACGACACCGGGGACCGGCTGGACTACCTCAAGACCGTGGTCCGGCTCGCCGCCGAGCGCGACGACCTCGGCCCGGACTTCCGCGCCTGGCTCGACGAGTTCGTCGCCGAGGGCGGCACGCGCGCGTGA
- a CDS encoding diguanylate cyclase has protein sequence MSVRARVAVALVVAAVVPILGVFGVVGVLLPSSVGFKDEQRLHEAATATASLLARDCEAVAERAALVASQLLVAVSTTPDGSREPDVIAREAAQGVTERLAQDGWLLLVLDAQGQVVVAQGAEPGQQVDAGVADDRSCSEGALGSPASLTARTGFAGENSEGQPEGLGSVVVSAPVDEAYLASLGEQVGLTGRLGVVADGALVASGGDSPLGREEGDERELAAEREELEQELVTEASSPRLLQDDVVNIVGDTVGDQPFVVAATPLGDVEVVAVGRAPTSIDRNLALAFVATAFGTAALVWLLSASLTRPLTELAELARRIAAGDDLPAEASTDGAADADADVQGVSAVLGSLARDLRASEADAQRRRGAFLDAFGRFGDALQQTHDRDGLLQTVLQAALLAADAPMGLALHHDRSSRLSKRELSLRARSRGDGPTTLDDLTRRTLLEVAERALLERTVIEVPGDDERGPVLAVPLGSSSRPLGAVVVAREVGEPGYDAVAFEAIGALAGNAGTALANIKEHQEVERLSVTDPLTGVNNFRHLSTMLAREMERATRFGHPLGVLMLDIDRFKPVNDTYGHAAGDAVLRELARRVKECVREVDTVARYGGEEFALLLPETDLDGAERLAGRVLTAIRSERFRLPDGTLRQITASMGVAGFPHHGDTATAVMGAADAALYRAKTGGRDRVEVARSPEELTAGSAPSAGGPGLGSPERDLAP, from the coding sequence ATGAGCGTGCGCGCGCGCGTCGCCGTCGCGCTCGTCGTGGCCGCCGTCGTGCCGATCCTCGGGGTCTTCGGCGTGGTCGGCGTGCTGCTCCCGAGCTCGGTCGGCTTCAAGGACGAGCAGCGGCTCCACGAGGCCGCCACCGCGACCGCCTCGCTGCTGGCCCGCGACTGCGAGGCCGTGGCGGAGCGGGCCGCGCTGGTGGCGTCCCAGCTGCTCGTGGCGGTCTCGACCACGCCGGACGGCAGCCGCGAGCCGGACGTGATCGCCCGCGAGGCGGCGCAGGGGGTGACGGAGCGGCTCGCCCAGGACGGCTGGCTGCTCCTCGTCCTCGACGCCCAGGGGCAGGTGGTGGTGGCCCAGGGGGCCGAGCCGGGCCAGCAGGTCGACGCCGGGGTCGCCGACGACCGCTCGTGCAGCGAGGGGGCGCTCGGGTCGCCCGCGTCGCTCACGGCCAGGACCGGGTTCGCCGGCGAGAACTCCGAGGGTCAGCCGGAAGGGCTGGGGTCCGTCGTCGTCTCGGCACCCGTCGACGAGGCCTACCTCGCGTCCCTCGGCGAGCAGGTGGGCCTGACGGGGCGGCTGGGTGTCGTGGCCGACGGGGCCCTCGTGGCCTCCGGTGGCGACAGCCCGCTGGGCCGCGAGGAAGGCGACGAGCGCGAGCTCGCGGCCGAGCGGGAGGAGCTCGAGCAGGAGCTGGTCACCGAGGCCAGCAGTCCGAGGCTGCTCCAGGACGACGTCGTGAACATCGTCGGCGACACCGTCGGGGACCAGCCCTTCGTCGTCGCGGCGACGCCGCTCGGGGACGTCGAGGTCGTGGCGGTCGGCCGCGCTCCTACGTCGATCGACCGCAACCTCGCCCTCGCCTTCGTCGCCACCGCCTTCGGCACCGCCGCCCTGGTGTGGCTGCTGTCGGCGTCCCTGACCCGCCCGCTCACCGAGCTGGCCGAGCTCGCCCGCCGCATCGCCGCCGGCGACGACCTGCCCGCCGAGGCCTCCACCGACGGCGCGGCCGACGCCGACGCCGACGTCCAGGGCGTCTCCGCCGTGCTCGGGTCGCTCGCCCGGGACCTGCGCGCGAGCGAGGCCGACGCCCAGCGGCGGCGCGGGGCGTTCCTCGACGCGTTCGGCCGCTTCGGCGACGCCCTGCAGCAGACCCACGACCGCGACGGCCTGCTCCAGACCGTCCTGCAGGCGGCGCTGCTCGCGGCCGACGCCCCCATGGGCCTCGCGCTGCACCACGACCGGAGCTCCCGGCTCAGCAAGCGGGAGCTGTCCCTGCGCGCCCGCAGCCGCGGCGACGGCCCCACGACGCTCGACGACCTCACCCGGCGGACGCTGCTCGAGGTCGCCGAGCGCGCGCTGCTCGAGCGGACGGTCATCGAGGTGCCCGGGGACGACGAGCGCGGGCCGGTCCTCGCGGTCCCGCTCGGCAGCTCCAGCCGCCCTCTGGGCGCCGTGGTCGTCGCCCGCGAGGTCGGGGAGCCGGGCTACGACGCCGTCGCGTTCGAGGCGATCGGCGCGCTCGCGGGCAACGCCGGCACGGCCCTGGCCAACATTAAGGAGCACCAGGAGGTCGAGCGGCTGTCGGTCACCGACCCGCTCACCGGCGTCAACAACTTCCGGCACCTGTCGACCATGCTCGCCCGCGAGATGGAGCGGGCCACCCGGTTCGGGCACCCGCTCGGCGTGCTCATGCTCGACATCGACCGGTTCAAGCCCGTCAACGACACCTACGGCCACGCCGCGGGCGACGCGGTCCTGCGCGAGCTCGCCCGCCGGGTCAAGGAGTGCGTGCGCGAGGTCGACACGGTCGCCCGCTACGGCGGCGAGGAGTTCGCCCTGCTGCTGCCCGAGACCGACCTGGACGGGGCGGAGCGCCTGGCCGGCCGCGTCCTGACCGCGATCCGGTCGGAGCGGTTCCGCCTGCCGGACGGGACGCTGCGGCAGATCACCGCCTCCATGGGGGTCGCGGGCTTCCCGCACCACGGCGACACCGCGACCGCGGTCATGGGCGCGGCCGACGCTGCCCTGTACCGCGCCAAGACCGGCGGCCGGGACCGGGTCGAGGTCGCCCGCAGCCCGGAGGAGCTCACCGCCGGGTCGGCGCCCTCGGCCGGGGGTCCCGGTCTCGGCTCCCCGGAGCGCGACCTCGCCCCATAG